Proteins encoded together in one Chryseobacterium sp. G0201 window:
- a CDS encoding JAB domain-containing protein encodes MKTNTQVAELLVSYSAHIMSEQKISNSRESYSLITNHWNLDTMEMLEEVKILLLNKANRVLGIYDLSKGGISSSIIDIKIVLSIALKTLASGIIIVHNHPSGNLSPSKADIDTTEKLKLACKIMDIMLLDHLIISKEDYFSFADDGLL; translated from the coding sequence ATGAAAACAAACACACAAGTGGCAGAATTACTTGTTTCTTATTCTGCTCATATAATGTCTGAACAAAAAATAAGTAATAGCAGAGAGAGTTACAGCCTTATTACCAACCACTGGAACCTAGATACAATGGAAATGTTGGAAGAAGTGAAGATATTGCTACTAAACAAAGCCAATAGGGTTCTAGGCATTTATGATCTATCAAAAGGAGGAATTTCATCTAGTATCATAGATATTAAAATTGTCCTTTCCATAGCACTAAAGACCTTGGCTAGTGGAATTATTATTGTTCACAATCACCCTAGTGGCAACCTCAGTCCTAGTAAAGCAGATATTGATACTACTGAGAAATTGAAATTAGCCTGTAAGATAATGGATATTATGCTATTAGATCACCTAATCATTTCAAAAGAAGATTATTTCAGCTTTGCAGATGATGGTTTATTGTAA
- a CDS encoding NACHT domain-containing protein: MNKDWLLLVQKFDVESARIKFENICESLFKKLYPKKTVRTVKVNQGDGGIDIFIGEIGVEPIHVIQCKFFLSGIDESQKSQIRESFKTVVESKEFEPKSWTLCIINLLDLSQNKWWSSWKKNVEKNYNLPNSFISLKDGNELVGLLKEHHLYNNSFELEDSIRLEEIHNKIVKGDFVPEIDVKEILKKASYPLLQVRNYIENKTITHITRTETKSIYDWIINELPVKQKNVLILKGEKGLGKSAILKDLYEKLEKEGFDVIGIKADKFYSNSISDLESKLFDNLLTFDKIIKKVEEKGSKIVVIIDQIDALSLTLSSNREFIETYNKLILHLQNSKYIRIIVSSRSYDLKYDAELSIYNSDEYRKVLVNPLSTENVTQTLSLFNINSTSPKLLQLLRVPNHLDIFCRIFDGNSKKEVDSISSLKDLYDQLWKKYVSPKRDLNLKKLIFCIAQKMYIEQRISVGNIYEDDYFQEIHYLNSYSLLSEYNKEIQFFHQSFYEYCFAKQFVENQESLEKYILDNEQSLYVRSVIKMVLEYLREYDIKKYINTVENILISPDYRFHVKSLVITNIGSVKYPCTLEKELVVINVLKRADYEEVFMNSVYSEGWMKFFMSENIFIKRFSSEKNINNEEDKTYSLSDTLFNSNWFIFRNNINLCSISILDYLDSISFENKDGFIAQLLMQIDDWSDENLLKYFEKYMPFENESTGRRENFWHYEILKRVFPNNREYTFNKLAEPILNLYEDKKQMYEFEYSLNATIEELYKHSPLETFQFLFGLYQQISKTHKKPYFNYENIQSPLYESSKLKDTDRSLISRGEKGIKHYLYEFIESSENSFILGLFTNYKNTDNVAIIKLIVRGLNTSPDVFKNEIIELIDILTKKDIFSGSDDNFQVLLRELISNIYLHLDREQTNFLNKILLNIKTTYDYWVDKGRKRVYLQSFGKKKYLFIKALPSEKIKDYENLYKTYQELNRKFGELNHKKAMHSSGVKWGSVGSPLKDSAYNNMSFKHWRKSMIKYNENYSPIEWLKGDIEQHSTAFSNKVKENPEKFYDFIESLFENKDISPRYVIKGIGGLIDGGYNPEKVKRIYKKFLALNIKIPLYQDILNHQAGYFVKNKNIDLDIVSYLRDMVINFPEKEKELNPQYPLHDAINSIRGSALYELMCCYYDKDFEEIIFSSIENVIENPLCNDSVRAMILDKLAYLNHLDIDRAFKIFSKLTDTDDVKILKFSINTAQYFNNKYHNEMEIYFNRILGISELHKESFVMISSWLLGLDNDKQLFNKFINKGKEAKLCALHVAEEFLIDKSGSVNDKALNILSNLLGETDKEFAHEYSAIILRKFKLANFSCFLPFLRSYSKSFSCKRSPSYFLQYLLKSSKDYPEECIELLSNMDFREAPNIQERGYYDKEPVQLILGIYSKLVSEINKNKHLINKSLDIFDNMLKHTHLRNNANQAIESMI; this comes from the coding sequence ATGAATAAGGATTGGTTATTATTAGTTCAAAAGTTTGATGTAGAAAGTGCTAGAATAAAATTTGAAAATATATGTGAAAGCCTGTTTAAAAAATTATACCCAAAAAAAACTGTTAGAACAGTTAAAGTGAATCAAGGAGATGGCGGAATTGATATATTTATAGGTGAAATAGGTGTTGAACCAATACATGTAATTCAGTGCAAATTCTTTCTTTCAGGGATTGACGAATCACAGAAATCTCAAATAAGAGAATCTTTTAAAACTGTTGTTGAATCTAAAGAATTTGAACCTAAAAGCTGGACTTTATGCATAATAAATTTGCTGGATTTATCACAAAATAAGTGGTGGAGTTCTTGGAAAAAAAATGTTGAAAAGAATTACAACTTACCAAACAGCTTTATAAGCTTAAAAGATGGGAATGAGTTAGTAGGGCTACTTAAAGAACACCATCTTTACAATAATTCTTTTGAATTAGAGGACAGCATCAGACTAGAGGAAATACATAATAAAATTGTAAAAGGAGATTTTGTTCCAGAAATTGATGTGAAAGAAATCCTAAAGAAAGCATCATATCCTTTATTACAAGTAAGAAACTATATTGAAAATAAAACTATTACTCATATAACGAGAACTGAAACTAAGTCAATATATGATTGGATTATAAATGAGCTACCTGTTAAACAAAAAAATGTTCTCATCCTAAAAGGAGAAAAAGGATTGGGTAAATCTGCAATACTAAAGGATTTATATGAGAAACTAGAGAAAGAGGGATTTGATGTAATAGGTATAAAAGCAGATAAGTTTTATTCAAATTCTATTTCAGATCTTGAAAGTAAGTTATTTGATAATTTATTAACCTTTGATAAAATAATAAAGAAGGTAGAGGAGAAAGGAAGCAAGATAGTAGTTATAATAGACCAGATAGATGCCTTATCTCTTACTTTATCTTCAAATAGGGAATTTATAGAAACTTATAATAAGCTTATTTTACATCTCCAAAATAGTAAATATATAAGAATAATAGTGTCTTCAAGGTCATATGATTTAAAATATGATGCAGAATTGAGTATTTACAATTCTGACGAATATAGAAAAGTGCTTGTAAACCCACTTTCTACAGAGAATGTAACCCAGACTCTTTCTTTATTTAATATTAACAGCACTTCCCCAAAATTACTACAGCTATTAAGAGTTCCAAATCATTTAGATATTTTTTGTAGAATATTTGATGGTAATTCTAAAAAAGAGGTAGATTCTATTTCTTCTTTAAAGGATTTATATGATCAACTATGGAAAAAATATGTCAGTCCTAAAAGAGATTTAAACCTCAAAAAACTTATTTTCTGTATAGCACAAAAAATGTATATAGAGCAAAGAATTTCTGTAGGTAATATTTATGAAGATGATTACTTTCAAGAGATTCATTACTTAAATTCATATAGCTTATTAAGTGAGTATAATAAAGAAATACAGTTCTTTCACCAATCATTTTATGAATATTGTTTTGCAAAGCAGTTCGTAGAAAATCAAGAAAGCCTAGAAAAATATATTTTAGATAATGAACAGAGTCTATATGTAAGGTCCGTTATAAAGATGGTTTTGGAATATTTAAGAGAATATGATATAAAGAAATATATAAATACAGTAGAAAATATTCTCATTTCTCCTGATTATAGGTTTCATGTGAAATCTCTTGTAATTACTAATATTGGTAGTGTAAAATATCCATGCACTTTAGAGAAGGAATTAGTTGTCATTAACGTACTTAAACGTGCTGATTATGAAGAGGTTTTTATGAATTCCGTTTATTCTGAGGGTTGGATGAAGTTTTTTATGTCAGAAAATATATTTATTAAGCGTTTTTCAAGTGAGAAAAATATAAATAATGAAGAAGATAAAACTTATTCTTTAAGTGATACTCTTTTTAATAGCAACTGGTTTATATTTAGAAATAACATAAATCTCTGCTCTATTTCCATTCTTGACTATTTAGATTCAATATCTTTTGAAAATAAGGATGGATTTATTGCTCAACTTCTTATGCAAATTGATGATTGGTCTGATGAAAATCTATTAAAGTACTTTGAAAAGTATATGCCCTTTGAAAATGAATCTACGGGTAGAAGAGAAAACTTTTGGCATTATGAAATCCTTAAAAGGGTTTTTCCAAATAATAGAGAGTATACTTTCAATAAACTTGCAGAGCCTATTTTGAATTTATATGAAGATAAAAAACAAATGTATGAATTTGAATACTCCTTAAATGCCACCATCGAAGAGCTTTATAAACACTCTCCATTAGAAACTTTTCAATTTCTATTTGGTCTTTATCAACAGATATCAAAAACACATAAAAAGCCATATTTTAATTATGAGAATATCCAATCTCCATTATATGAAAGCTCTAAGCTAAAGGATACTGACAGGTCTTTGATATCTCGAGGAGAAAAAGGAATAAAGCACTATCTGTACGAGTTTATAGAGAGTAGTGAAAACAGTTTTATATTAGGACTATTTACTAATTATAAAAATACTGATAATGTAGCTATTATTAAGTTAATTGTAAGAGGGCTTAACACTAGCCCAGACGTATTTAAAAATGAGATTATAGAACTAATAGATATTCTAACTAAGAAAGATATCTTTAGTGGAAGTGATGATAATTTTCAAGTGCTATTAAGGGAGCTTATTAGTAATATTTATTTGCACTTGGATAGGGAACAGACTAACTTTCTTAATAAGATTTTGTTAAATATTAAAACAACTTATGATTATTGGGTAGATAAAGGGAGGAAAAGAGTGTACTTACAGAGCTTTGGGAAAAAGAAATATCTTTTTATAAAAGCTCTTCCATCAGAAAAGATAAAAGATTATGAAAATCTCTATAAAACCTATCAAGAACTCAATAGAAAATTTGGAGAACTTAACCATAAAAAAGCAATGCATTCTTCTGGAGTTAAATGGGGTTCTGTAGGCTCTCCTTTAAAAGATTCAGCATACAATAATATGAGCTTTAAGCACTGGAGAAAAAGCATGATAAAGTATAATGAAAACTATAGTCCTATAGAATGGTTAAAAGGTGATATAGAGCAACATTCTACTGCTTTTAGTAATAAAGTAAAAGAAAATCCAGAAAAATTTTATGATTTTATAGAAAGCTTATTTGAAAACAAGGATATATCACCTAGGTATGTCATTAAAGGTATTGGAGGACTGATAGATGGTGGATATAACCCTGAAAAAGTGAAGAGAATTTATAAAAAATTTTTAGCATTAAATATTAAAATCCCTTTATATCAGGACATACTTAATCATCAAGCTGGTTATTTCGTGAAAAATAAAAATATAGATTTAGATATAGTATCATATCTACGTGATATGGTGATTAATTTTCCTGAAAAAGAGAAAGAATTAAACCCTCAATATCCTTTACATGATGCCATTAATTCAATAAGGGGATCTGCTCTTTACGAATTAATGTGCTGTTACTATGATAAAGATTTTGAAGAAATAATATTTTCATCAATAGAAAATGTAATAGAAAATCCACTTTGTAATGACTCAGTAAGAGCTATGATCTTGGATAAGCTTGCATATCTAAATCACCTAGATATAGATAGAGCATTTAAAATATTCTCAAAACTAACAGATACAGATGATGTTAAAATCCTTAAGTTTTCTATTAATACTGCTCAATACTTTAATAATAAATATCATAATGAAATGGAGATTTATTTCAACAGAATATTAGGAATCTCAGAACTTCATAAGGAGAGCTTTGTAATGATATCAAGCTGGTTACTTGGCTTAGATAATGACAAACAACTTTTCAATAAATTTATAAACAAAGGAAAAGAAGCGAAGCTATGTGCCCTACATGTAGCAGAAGAGTTTCTAATTGACAAAAGTGGAAGTGTTAATGATAAAGCATTAAATATATTATCTAACCTCTTAGGTGAGACTGATAAGGAATTTGCACATGAATATTCAGCCATAATTTTGAGAAAATTTAAATTGGCAAACTTCTCTTGTTTCTTGCCTTTTCTTCGAAGCTATTCTAAATCTTTTTCCTGCAAAAGGAGTCCATCATATTTTTTACAATATCTTTTAAAATCCTCTAAAGATTATCCTGAAGAATGTATAGAACTTTTAAGTAATATGGATTTCCGTGAAGCTCCAAATATTCAAGAAAGGGGTTATTATGATAAAGAACCTGTACAGCTAATACTGGGAATATATAGTAAATTGGTTTCAGAAATCAATAAAAATAAACACCTCATAAATAAGTCTCTTGATATTTTTGATAATATGCTAAAGCATACACATCTTAGAAACAATGCTAATCAAGCCATAGAATCTATGATATAA
- a CDS encoding cysteine peptidase family C39 domain-containing protein: MKKLFDDDWSDDLSEFKVISIEDLNKGFVGNNSAFGNTIVNKDNSPDYRSPFHDYRNTPLGYSYLTDNPVSVFASTGINDKGEKGYEYQAQVLPCENGSQVLGSYNANKREPQSLFLFYEKPDSKKSNFAGDFYIAKMGDYFVQLFKRFPDPLPSTVGGKFFKNITSLEDEAAFLAQLAYTHEGDKINATLARDALMREYQFYTGDRRFEEIIGNITSIPADAIGWCAEQLESLKPTEKNYNPESKDYTPLIPLVVGVGVIPIPINMNKASQFFENLGNNPFVQGAEVAFTQVWELVKQAASKVKDASIEHLPDAFKGLVEKISGVIDTIKNFLSEVGDDLTELAKQGIEVLKVANAFYCGINSGLIGLLQCILYILQFLFQPTTALSYDQYKDKRDLLEKAEDVLDWILANSPVFLKGVKDLFSSGGGISQSDFEGIFDKMKEYWDKASRYTIAFYVGIVFFEFIINILLFIFTEGAGNVIKGTTYLQKATSLLKVITREAISAVTFGITDLLTFLSRFIIRFGKACAKGFKGFIKFIEELLQGTKNGAKAEELADEIHDIEEVILKGRKLQKGGGDATKSFAENAGIKIERFVSEAKVFGQSTDYTCAATSLRMALHDKGILLLEDELARALKTDAGGASILDIPEALYFKRLEDEVIAIAERDIKFTMLLEKLEDGDKAVVSLWTNEFKGHAIVLEKVENGKVFLRDPLPMNQGSSYSMKIEDFEKIFNKKAVIIKK, encoded by the coding sequence ATGAAAAAACTATTTGATGATGACTGGAGTGATGATTTATCAGAGTTCAAAGTCATTTCCATTGAAGACTTAAATAAGGGATTTGTAGGGAATAATAGTGCCTTTGGAAATACTATAGTCAACAAGGATAATTCTCCTGATTACAGAAGTCCTTTCCATGATTACAGAAACACTCCACTAGGATATTCTTATCTTACTGATAATCCTGTATCAGTCTTTGCGTCTACTGGAATAAATGATAAGGGAGAGAAAGGATATGAGTATCAAGCTCAGGTATTACCTTGTGAGAATGGTTCTCAGGTATTGGGAAGCTATAATGCCAACAAAAGAGAACCCCAGAGTCTTTTCCTTTTCTATGAAAAACCAGATTCTAAAAAATCCAACTTCGCAGGTGATTTTTATATTGCCAAGATGGGAGATTATTTTGTTCAGCTTTTTAAGAGATTTCCAGACCCACTCCCCTCTACTGTTGGTGGAAAGTTCTTTAAGAATATCACATCTTTGGAAGATGAAGCTGCTTTTTTAGCCCAGCTAGCATACACCCATGAAGGAGATAAGATTAATGCAACTCTTGCACGTGATGCATTAATGAGAGAATATCAGTTTTACACAGGAGACAGAAGATTTGAAGAAATCATAGGTAATATCACTTCCATTCCTGCTGATGCCATTGGATGGTGTGCAGAGCAATTGGAAAGCTTAAAACCTACAGAGAAGAATTACAACCCTGAATCTAAGGATTACACACCTTTGATTCCTCTTGTAGTTGGTGTAGGTGTGATTCCTATACCAATAAATATGAATAAGGCTTCACAATTCTTTGAAAATCTGGGGAACAATCCTTTTGTTCAGGGTGCAGAAGTTGCTTTTACTCAGGTTTGGGAATTGGTAAAACAGGCAGCAAGTAAAGTTAAGGATGCTTCTATTGAACATCTTCCTGATGCCTTCAAAGGACTTGTAGAAAAGATTAGTGGTGTTATTGATACCATTAAAAATTTTCTTTCTGAGGTTGGAGATGACCTTACTGAGCTGGCAAAACAAGGAATAGAGGTTCTGAAAGTTGCTAATGCCTTTTACTGTGGTATAAACAGTGGGCTTATAGGTCTTTTACAATGTATTTTATACATCTTACAGTTTCTTTTTCAGCCAACAACAGCCTTGTCTTATGACCAGTATAAGGATAAAAGAGATTTGTTAGAGAAAGCAGAAGATGTATTAGACTGGATTCTTGCAAATAGTCCTGTATTTTTAAAAGGAGTTAAAGATCTGTTCAGTTCAGGTGGAGGTATCTCCCAATCTGATTTTGAAGGTATATTTGACAAGATGAAGGAGTATTGGGATAAAGCTTCTCGTTATACAATAGCATTTTATGTAGGTATAGTCTTTTTTGAGTTCATCATCAATATTTTACTTTTTATTTTTACTGAGGGTGCAGGAAATGTCATAAAAGGAACAACTTATCTACAAAAAGCTACAAGCTTGCTAAAAGTAATAACAAGGGAAGCAATTTCTGCTGTAACATTTGGTATTACAGATTTACTAACTTTTCTTTCAAGATTTATTATTAGATTTGGGAAGGCTTGTGCGAAAGGGTTTAAAGGCTTCATTAAGTTTATAGAAGAACTATTACAGGGTACTAAAAATGGAGCTAAGGCTGAAGAACTAGCTGATGAGATTCATGATATAGAGGAAGTAATACTTAAAGGAAGAAAATTACAAAAAGGTGGTGGTGATGCAACCAAATCTTTTGCTGAAAATGCAGGAATTAAGATTGAAAGATTTGTAAGTGAAGCCAAAGTCTTTGGACAATCTACAGATTATACTTGTGCTGCTACTTCTTTGAGAATGGCATTACATGACAAAGGTATTTTATTGTTAGAAGATGAGTTGGCTAGAGCCTTAAAAACTGATGCTGGTGGGGCTTCAATTTTAGATATTCCTGAAGCTTTATATTTTAAGAGATTAGAAGATGAAGTTATAGCCATTGCAGAAAGAGATATTAAATTCACCATGCTTTTAGAAAAACTAGAAGATGGAGATAAGGCAGTTGTAAGTTTATGGACTAATGAGTTTAAAGGACATGCAATAGTATTGGAAAAAGTAGAAAATGGAAAAGTATTTTTACGAGACCCATTACCTATGAATCAAGGCTCTTCTTATAGTATGAAAATAGAAGATTTTGAAAAAATATTTAACAAAAAAGCAGTAATTATTAAAAAATAA
- a CDS encoding P-loop NTPase fold protein, which yields MWKDSETHIDLLNFDYLVEVTKDIIENEDLSPCTIGVYGDWGSGKSSLVEMILKSYEANEDFLCIKFNGWLFEDYEDAKTALLGTIIDKIKEKRNLSAKAIAGVKKLLKNINYLDLASKGLKYGVDFMLTGGLGTIADITIQQVASHLKSAGQEVKDEEIKKVLEGTFSKEEVRKNLREFQKDFEDLLKETKIKKLVVFIDELDRCNHDTILETLEAIRLFLFTKGTSFIIGADERQVMYAVGKRFPEVKGNHLDIGKEYLEKMIQYPIKIPQLGIYEMEFYITSLFLQETFKKEYAEIIEFLKSEREQNFIKFEISYDLIKDKFQDIDEDKLKDVISVSKQVSSVLSNRLNGNPRHCKRFLNALSMRMKMAEFKNINLDKKVLAKLMLIEYFKDDVFKKIGELQANENGKPTEIKLVEENKWDEVEALKLWKDDSWLNNWIKSEPKLSDIDLQNYFYFTRESLQTASFKSSYSLSSEAENILKGLQAGSDTFRNEAIKKSRNINEFESSEILKTLFVSIEASTEIDLNLLKSFLEWGKANESLHSDTIAKLSTLPAKALKFTFIPNIFEFGRATYKFEDIKELAGKWEKENTKLKKAIEQELKQN from the coding sequence ATGTGGAAAGATAGTGAAACGCACATTGACTTATTGAACTTTGATTATTTAGTTGAGGTCACGAAAGATATCATTGAAAATGAAGATTTGTCTCCTTGTACCATTGGAGTATATGGGGATTGGGGAAGTGGAAAATCGAGTTTGGTAGAAATGATTCTAAAATCATATGAAGCAAATGAAGATTTTTTATGCATAAAATTTAATGGATGGTTGTTTGAAGATTATGAAGATGCCAAAACAGCGTTGCTAGGAACAATTATAGATAAAATTAAAGAAAAGAGAAACCTCAGTGCAAAGGCAATAGCCGGAGTAAAAAAGCTTTTAAAAAATATAAATTATCTAGATTTAGCAAGTAAAGGGCTGAAATATGGAGTAGATTTCATGCTGACAGGTGGATTAGGAACTATTGCAGATATTACAATACAGCAGGTTGCTTCACATTTAAAATCAGCAGGTCAAGAAGTTAAAGATGAGGAAATAAAAAAAGTTCTTGAAGGTACTTTTTCAAAGGAGGAAGTAAGAAAAAATCTTAGAGAGTTTCAAAAAGATTTTGAAGACTTACTTAAAGAAACTAAAATTAAAAAATTAGTTGTTTTTATAGATGAACTTGACAGATGTAACCATGATACAATTCTAGAGACTTTAGAAGCAATAAGATTGTTCTTGTTTACAAAGGGAACTTCATTCATAATTGGCGCAGATGAAAGGCAAGTAATGTATGCTGTAGGAAAAAGATTCCCAGAAGTTAAAGGAAACCATTTAGATATTGGTAAAGAGTATCTTGAGAAAATGATACAATATCCAATAAAAATACCTCAGTTGGGTATTTACGAGATGGAGTTTTATATTACATCATTATTTCTTCAAGAAACTTTCAAAAAAGAATATGCTGAAATAATAGAATTTCTTAAATCAGAAAGAGAGCAAAACTTCATTAAATTCGAGATTAGTTATGACTTAATAAAAGATAAATTTCAGGACATTGATGAGGATAAGTTAAAAGATGTAATATCAGTCTCTAAGCAAGTTTCATCAGTACTTTCAAACAGGCTTAATGGAAATCCAAGACACTGTAAAAGGTTCTTGAATGCGCTATCCATGAGAATGAAAATGGCTGAGTTTAAAAATATAAACTTAGATAAAAAGGTTTTAGCTAAATTAATGTTAATAGAATATTTCAAAGATGATGTATTTAAGAAAATAGGAGAACTTCAGGCAAATGAAAATGGGAAGCCAACAGAAATTAAACTAGTTGAAGAAAACAAATGGGATGAGGTAGAAGCTTTGAAGCTTTGGAAAGATGATTCTTGGTTAAATAATTGGATAAAGTCTGAACCAAAACTGTCAGATATTGATTTACAAAACTATTTTTATTTCACAAGAGAAAGCTTACAAACTGCTTCCTTTAAATCATCTTACTCGCTTAGCTCAGAAGCTGAAAATATCTTAAAAGGTTTGCAAGCAGGCTCTGATACTTTCAGAAATGAAGCTATTAAAAAATCAAGAAATATAAATGAATTTGAATCTTCAGAGATTCTAAAAACACTTTTTGTATCAATAGAAGCATCAACAGAGATTGATTTAAACTTATTAAAGTCATTTCTTGAATGGGGTAAAGCTAATGAAAGTCTCCATTCTGATACTATAGCAAAATTGTCAACCTTACCTGCAAAAGCTCTAAAGTTCACTTTCATACCCAATATTTTTGAGTTTGGAAGAGCTACTTATAAGTTTGAAGATATTAAAGAACTAGCTGGGAAATGGGAAAAAGAAAATACAAAATTAAAAAAAGCAATTGAGCAGGAACTAAAACAAAACTAA
- the qatC gene encoding Qat anti-phage system QueC-like protein QatC, translating into MTEFIFKLNTDDAFTVASATEVDLTSKADYNHTFFNLLRPLYRMPSFFQNEALDLWYISLMVYYVDRKVLRSGTFDNWTREVKLYIPVLEVDKWNENKDLLVEMISYLSGDIWDFEFRKRELNEKEAKISRNIAQRYISSKYIPDCFCMLSGGLDSFIGAIDLLKESKNIAFIGHYGGGKGVKPFQDKVASLLKDKFGLQDEQFFNFNATPIGGIEDTTRTRSFMFFMHAIILASCMNKEVDLYIPENGLISLNIPLTNSRLGSSSTRTTHPYYLKMFQELLVKLGVKIKLKNPYQFLTKGEMLLNSKEPDFIKEHYKETMSCSHPDQVRWVKGSFKPKHCGTCLPCTIRRASVLKAFDSDATPYRDIDYENRKANIELRSYKIGLLDYVENDKGLFTIQMSGKIDEEIDKYEDLFKRGMEELATFINTKND; encoded by the coding sequence ATGACAGAATTTATATTTAAACTAAATACTGATGATGCATTCACTGTAGCCTCAGCAACTGAAGTAGATTTAACTTCAAAGGCAGACTATAATCATACATTTTTTAATTTATTAAGACCTCTATATCGTATGCCAAGCTTTTTTCAAAATGAGGCATTAGATTTATGGTATATCTCTTTAATGGTGTATTATGTTGATAGGAAGGTTTTAAGAAGCGGAACCTTTGACAACTGGACTAGAGAAGTAAAACTTTACATTCCAGTATTAGAAGTTGATAAATGGAATGAAAATAAGGATTTGCTTGTAGAAATGATTTCTTACTTAAGTGGTGATATTTGGGATTTTGAGTTTAGAAAAAGAGAATTAAATGAAAAAGAGGCTAAAATATCTAGAAACATTGCTCAAAGATATATTTCAAGTAAGTATATTCCTGATTGCTTTTGTATGCTATCTGGGGGTCTAGATTCATTTATTGGTGCAATAGATCTACTAAAAGAAAGCAAAAACATTGCATTTATTGGGCATTATGGAGGAGGAAAAGGGGTAAAGCCTTTCCAAGATAAAGTTGCTTCCCTATTAAAGGATAAATTTGGCTTACAAGATGAGCAATTTTTCAATTTTAATGCAACACCAATTGGAGGAATTGAAGATACAACCAGAACCCGTTCATTTATGTTTTTTATGCATGCTATTATTCTAGCATCCTGCATGAATAAAGAAGTTGATTTATATATTCCTGAAAATGGATTAATATCTTTAAACATTCCTCTTACCAATTCTAGATTGGGGAGTAGTAGTACTAGAACAACACATCCATATTATCTAAAAATGTTTCAGGAATTATTAGTAAAACTTGGTGTAAAAATAAAATTAAAAAATCCTTATCAGTTTTTAACCAAAGGAGAAATGTTATTAAACAGTAAGGAACCAGATTTTATTAAGGAACATTATAAAGAGACAATGTCTTGTTCCCACCCGGATCAAGTCAGATGGGTAAAAGGTAGTTTTAAGCCGAAACACTGTGGCACATGTTTGCCATGCACTATTAGAAGAGCTTCTGTTTTAAAAGCATTTGACAGTGATGCTACACCATACAGAGATATTGATTATGAAAATAGGAAAGCAAACATAGAACTAAGATCTTATAAGATTGGACTTTTAGATTATGTTGAAAATGATAAGGGTTTATTTACAATTCAAATGTCCGGAAAAATTGATGAGGAGATAGATAAGTATGAAGATTTATTTAAGAGAGGAATGGAAGAATTAGCCACTTTTATAAATACTAAGAATGACTAA
- a CDS encoding TatD family hydrolase, with translation MTNFLFDTHAHLDLSPNFNEEVNSIERLKIYTVAVTNLPPLYIKFKNRIESKYIKPALGFHPELIEKYQKYIPQMWSLLNEAKYIGEVGLDYKVAINSKATQLSFFESLIHKCNDLGGKVLTIHSRNSVDDILSIIGSRFNSKFILHWYSGNLKNIDIAVANGAYFSINNAMFNSNNGLKVINHIPADRLLLESDYPFVMNKNKTPFRVTDINETVNNLAKLRNKDYDEMLGLLNINLRKILS, from the coding sequence ATGACTAATTTTTTATTTGACACTCATGCTCATTTAGATTTATCACCTAATTTTAATGAAGAAGTTAACAGTATTGAAAGACTAAAAATATATACAGTAGCTGTAACAAATCTTCCTCCTCTTTATATTAAATTTAAAAATAGGATTGAATCAAAATATATAAAGCCTGCTTTAGGCTTTCATCCTGAACTCATTGAGAAATATCAAAAGTATATACCTCAAATGTGGAGTTTATTAAATGAGGCGAAATATATTGGAGAAGTTGGTTTAGATTATAAGGTTGCAATTAACTCAAAAGCAACTCAATTAAGTTTTTTTGAATCACTTATTCATAAGTGTAATGATTTAGGTGGGAAAGTATTAACCATACATAGTAGAAATAGCGTTGATGATATTTTATCTATTATAGGAAGTAGGTTTAATAGTAAGTTCATCTTACATTGGTACTCAGGTAATTTAAAAAATATAGATATAGCAGTTGCCAATGGAGCCTACTTTTCTATTAATAATGCAATGTTCAATTCTAATAATGGTTTAAAGGTAATCAATCATATACCTGCTGACAGGCTTCTTTTAGAATCTGATTATCCTTTTGTAATGAATAAGAACAAAACTCCTTTCAGAGTTACTGATATTAATGAAACTGTTAATAATTTAGCCAAACTCAGAAATAAGGACTATGATGAAATGCTGGGGCTTTTAAATATTAACCTGAGAAAAATATTATCATAA